The following coding sequences are from one Geodermatophilus normandii window:
- a CDS encoding TetR-like C-terminal domain-containing protein yields the protein MSGTPGRPLSAELSEQLVAVAVDILAEEGWGRLNSDRVAARARAGKAGIYRRWPSMAALARSAVSRFVLVHPPEDEGSVRADLVALVGSWRRPLSREERAVASLVGAARHDEDLRAGLDAALVHPLTESVEQLGRRWADRGDDVPTERLALLRSVLEAFWWQRLTAAGDGGMVAEHVERVVDDVLLPIVAVAAEPARR from the coding sequence GTGAGTGGCACCCCGGGCCGGCCGCTGAGCGCGGAGCTGTCCGAGCAGCTGGTAGCCGTCGCGGTCGACATCCTCGCCGAGGAGGGCTGGGGGCGGCTCAACAGCGACCGCGTCGCCGCGCGGGCCCGGGCGGGCAAGGCCGGCATCTACCGGCGCTGGCCCTCCATGGCCGCGCTGGCGCGCTCGGCGGTCAGCCGCTTCGTCCTCGTGCACCCGCCCGAGGACGAGGGTTCGGTCCGTGCCGACCTCGTCGCGCTGGTGGGCTCGTGGCGCCGCCCGCTGTCGCGCGAGGAGCGCGCGGTGGCCAGCCTCGTCGGCGCCGCCCGCCACGACGAGGACCTGCGCGCCGGGCTCGACGCCGCGCTGGTGCACCCGCTGACCGAGAGCGTCGAGCAGCTGGGACGGCGCTGGGCCGACCGGGGCGACGACGTGCCGACCGAGCGGCTCGCGCTGCTGCGCTCGGTGCTCGAGGCGTTCTGGTGGCAGCGACTCACCGCGGCCGGCGACGGCGGCATGGTCGCCGAGCACGTCGAGCGGGTGGTCGACGACGTGCTGCTGCCGATCGTGGCCGTGGCCGCGGAGCCCGCCCGGCGCTGA
- a CDS encoding 1,4-dihydroxy-2-naphthoyl-CoA synthase, which yields MSARDDVSEIFDSAAWQPVDGFDFGDVTYHRAVDAGVVRIAFDRPEVRNAFRPQTVDELITALEHARLSTDVGCVLLTGNGPSPKDGGWAFCSGGDQRVRGRHGYQHSETSSGRLHVLEAQRLIRFMPKVVVCVVPGWAAGGGHSLHVVSDLTLASAEHARFKQTDADVGSFDGGFGSAYLARQVGQKFAREVFFLGEEYSAEDAHHMGMVNRVVPHAELERTALDWGRRIVAKSPTAQRMLKYSFNLIDDGLVGQQLFAGETTRLAYAAEEAVEGRDAFLEKRDPDFSRFPWHV from the coding sequence ATGAGCGCCCGCGACGACGTCTCGGAGATCTTCGACAGCGCGGCGTGGCAGCCCGTCGACGGGTTCGACTTCGGGGACGTCACCTACCACCGCGCGGTCGACGCCGGCGTCGTGCGGATCGCCTTCGACCGGCCGGAGGTGCGCAACGCCTTCCGGCCGCAGACCGTCGACGAGCTCATCACCGCGCTCGAGCACGCCCGGCTGTCCACCGACGTCGGCTGCGTGCTCCTCACCGGCAACGGCCCCAGCCCGAAGGACGGCGGCTGGGCGTTCTGCTCCGGCGGCGACCAGCGCGTGCGCGGGCGCCACGGCTACCAGCACTCCGAGACCAGCAGCGGCCGGCTGCACGTGCTCGAGGCGCAGCGGCTGATCCGGTTCATGCCGAAGGTCGTCGTCTGCGTCGTCCCCGGGTGGGCGGCCGGCGGCGGGCACAGCCTGCACGTGGTCTCCGACCTGACCCTGGCCAGCGCCGAGCACGCGCGCTTCAAGCAGACCGATGCCGACGTCGGCAGCTTCGACGGCGGCTTCGGCTCGGCCTACCTCGCCCGCCAGGTGGGGCAGAAGTTCGCCCGCGAGGTCTTCTTCCTCGGCGAGGAGTACTCCGCCGAGGACGCCCACCACATGGGCATGGTGAACCGGGTCGTCCCGCACGCCGAGCTCGAGCGCACCGCGCTGGACTGGGGCCGGCGGATCGTGGCCAAGAGCCCCACCGCCCAGCGGATGCTCAAGTACTCGTTCAACCTGATCGACGACGGTCTCGTCGGACAGCAGCTCTTCGCCGGGGAGACGACCCGGCTGGCCTATGCGGCCGAGGAGGCCGTGGAGGGCCGCGACGCCTTCCTGGAGAAGCGGGACCCCGACTTCTCCCGCTTCCCCTGGCACGTGTGA
- a CDS encoding endonuclease/exonuclease/phosphatase family protein — MPDGAALRVGTLNLASGRGPDGRVLAAPALAAAVAGFDVDVLAVQEVDAGQGRSGGTDQTAVLAGALGAVDWRHAATLDGTPSPFRGTWRAAEPALRGPDGAAAGPSYGVALLSRRPVRAWSVLGLGSGRARLPVRAPDPATGRPRLWWVPDEPRVAVAACLDGLTVVATHLSFSPPTAVRQLRRLRRWAASLAGPVVVAGDLNLPGGVPARLLGATPLVRAASFPASEPRLQLDHLLALGAVAARDGTAGALPVGDHRALTVTVTPA; from the coding sequence GTGCCCGACGGCGCCGCCCTGCGCGTGGGCACCCTGAACCTGGCCTCCGGTCGCGGCCCCGACGGCCGGGTCCTCGCGGCGCCCGCACTGGCGGCCGCGGTGGCCGGGTTCGACGTCGACGTGCTCGCCGTCCAGGAGGTGGACGCCGGCCAGGGCCGCTCCGGCGGTACCGACCAGACGGCGGTGCTGGCAGGCGCGCTGGGCGCCGTCGACTGGCGGCACGCGGCCACGCTCGACGGCACGCCGAGCCCGTTCCGCGGCACCTGGCGCGCCGCCGAGCCGGCCCTGCGCGGACCGGACGGTGCGGCGGCCGGTCCCTCCTACGGCGTCGCGCTGCTGTCCCGGCGTCCCGTGCGCGCGTGGTCGGTGCTCGGGCTGGGCTCGGGCCGCGCCCGGCTGCCGGTGCGGGCGCCGGACCCCGCCACCGGCCGGCCGCGACTGTGGTGGGTGCCCGACGAGCCGCGCGTCGCCGTCGCCGCCTGCCTCGACGGGCTGACCGTGGTGGCCACCCACCTGTCGTTCTCGCCGCCCACGGCGGTGCGCCAGCTGCGGCGGCTGCGCCGGTGGGCGGCGTCGCTGGCCGGCCCGGTGGTGGTCGCCGGCGACCTCAACCTGCCCGGGGGCGTCCCGGCGCGGCTGCTGGGCGCGACCCCGCTGGTGCGGGCGGCGAGCTTCCCGGCGTCGGAGCCGCGCCTGCAGCTCGACCACCTGCTGGCGCTGGGTGCGGTGGCGGCCCGCGACGGGACCGCGGGGGCGCTGCCGGTCGGCGACCACCGGGCGCTGACGGTGACGGTCACGCCGGCCTAG
- a CDS encoding NUDIX domain-containing protein, producing the protein MGTIRLTVTDGWTTCSLGHRHWGRAGAAGLLVHRDGDDGPELLLQHRALWSHHGGTWGTPGGALHVDETPEQGALREVEEEFGLPARDLVLGARSVDDHGGWAYTTVLARPVGDLDPARLRLDGESTGVAWVPLAGLHQVVLHPGLAGSMDRLRPLLESAAA; encoded by the coding sequence GTGGGGACCATCCGGCTGACCGTCACCGACGGCTGGACCACCTGCTCGCTCGGCCACCGGCACTGGGGCCGGGCCGGCGCCGCCGGCCTGCTGGTCCACCGCGACGGCGACGACGGACCGGAGCTGCTGCTGCAGCACCGCGCCCTGTGGTCGCACCACGGCGGCACGTGGGGGACGCCCGGCGGCGCGCTGCACGTGGACGAGACGCCGGAGCAGGGCGCGCTGCGCGAGGTGGAGGAGGAGTTCGGGCTGCCGGCCCGCGACCTGGTGCTCGGCGCCCGCTCGGTCGACGACCACGGCGGCTGGGCCTACACGACCGTCCTGGCCCGCCCGGTCGGCGACCTCGACCCGGCCCGGCTGCGGCTCGACGGCGAGAGCACCGGCGTGGCCTGGGTGCCGCTGGCCGGGCTGCACCAGGTGGTGCTGCACCCCGGGCTGGCCGGCTCGATGGACCGGCTGCGCCCGCTGCTGGAGTCCGCCGCGGCCTAG
- a CDS encoding MaoC family dehydratase translates to MTTTTTMAEVSGLVGQELGTSDWFEVTQDRVDTFADATGDHQWIHVDVERAEAESPFGGPIAHGYLTLSLLVPLIAQVFVVTDTAMGVNYGLNKVRFPSPVPVGSRVRLTATLKDAEQVTGGLQLTLAVVVEREGSEKPACIAEPVYRYYGS, encoded by the coding sequence ATGACGACCACGACGACGATGGCCGAGGTCTCCGGCCTGGTGGGCCAGGAGCTCGGCACCAGCGACTGGTTCGAGGTGACCCAGGACCGGGTGGACACCTTCGCCGACGCCACCGGCGACCACCAGTGGATCCACGTCGACGTCGAGCGCGCGGAGGCCGAGAGCCCCTTCGGCGGCCCGATCGCCCACGGCTACCTCACGCTCTCGCTGCTGGTGCCGCTGATCGCGCAGGTGTTCGTGGTCACCGACACCGCGATGGGCGTCAACTACGGCCTCAACAAGGTGCGCTTCCCCTCGCCGGTGCCGGTCGGCTCGCGGGTGCGGCTGACCGCCACGCTCAAGGACGCCGAGCAGGTCACCGGCGGGCTGCAGCTGACCCTCGCCGTCGTCGTCGAGCGCGAGGGCAGCGAGAAGCCGGCGTGCATCGCCGAGCCGGTGTACCGCTACTACGGCTCCTGA
- a CDS encoding TIGR00730 family Rossman fold protein, which produces MRIAVFTGSRPGPESHRRAAADLATGLAEAGVGVVYGGGHVGLMGVVADAALAAGGEVVGVIPQHLVDDELAHPGLPRLDVVGSMHERKARMAELADAFVALPGAAGTLEELFEAWTWGMLGLHAKPVVLLDVDGFWEPLLAQLQRMADDGYLEQRRLDALGVVPDAAGLLAFVEGYEHPPRKWAASGR; this is translated from the coding sequence GTGCGGATCGCCGTCTTCACCGGCAGCCGGCCCGGGCCGGAGTCGCACCGCCGGGCGGCGGCGGACCTGGCCACCGGGCTGGCGGAGGCCGGCGTCGGGGTCGTCTACGGCGGCGGGCACGTCGGGCTGATGGGCGTCGTCGCCGACGCCGCCCTGGCCGCCGGCGGCGAGGTGGTCGGGGTGATCCCGCAGCACCTGGTCGACGACGAGCTGGCCCACCCGGGGCTGCCGCGGCTCGACGTCGTGGGCTCGATGCACGAGCGCAAGGCGCGGATGGCCGAGCTGGCCGACGCCTTCGTCGCGCTGCCCGGCGCCGCCGGCACCCTCGAGGAGCTCTTCGAGGCCTGGACCTGGGGGATGCTCGGCCTGCACGCCAAGCCGGTGGTGCTGCTCGACGTCGACGGGTTCTGGGAGCCGCTGCTGGCCCAGCTGCAGCGCATGGCCGACGACGGCTACCTGGAGCAGCGCCGGCTCGACGCGCTGGGCGTGGTCCCCGACGCGGCCGGGTTGCTCGCCTTCGTCGAGGGCTACGAGCACCCGCCGCGCAAGTGGGCGGCGTCCGGCCGCTGA
- a CDS encoding NAD(P)/FAD-dependent oxidoreductase, whose amino-acid sequence MRTREPSCAGRTRAVQGGTGVRPGWPPAAALPSVAAVERRDVVVVGGGPAGAAAALAARRTGASVLVLDRADFPRDKVCGDGIAPEALDVLAGLGVDAGALTAGYAPAPRLSLRSPGGAAVERVTHRPSSVVPREVFDARLLAAARDAGAEFRRHAVRTVTPGPDGVVVDGVLTAGVLVGADGAESVVRRALGLARNPDDRMAVALRGYAPEPPGQAGTQVLVTTEQRWPAYAWSFPLGDGRANVGYGELVSGGATRAALVEGLHRLLPGVEPEGLRAHRLPLSTGRPRQPDGRVLLAGDAASLVNPMTGEGIFYAVLSGALAGSAAAAGAGAGAVHRRALRRRLGLHHRSASAASWISRWPVVMDAAFRAAAADQRVFDDVVALGLADGRLTARTLSAAARHLR is encoded by the coding sequence GTGCGGACCCGGGAGCCGTCCTGCGCCGGGAGGACGAGGGCGGTACAGGGCGGCACCGGCGTCCGGCCCGGCTGGCCGCCGGCCGCGGCGCTGCCTAGCGTCGCTGCCGTGGAGCGCCGGGACGTCGTCGTGGTCGGGGGCGGCCCGGCGGGCGCGGCGGCGGCGCTGGCCGCGCGGCGCACCGGCGCCTCGGTGCTCGTGCTCGACCGGGCGGACTTCCCGCGGGACAAGGTCTGCGGCGACGGCATCGCCCCCGAGGCGCTCGACGTCCTGGCCGGGCTCGGCGTCGACGCCGGCGCGCTGACCGCCGGCTACGCGCCCGCCCCGCGGCTGTCGCTGCGCTCGCCCGGCGGCGCCGCGGTGGAGCGGGTCACGCACCGGCCGTCGTCGGTGGTGCCGCGGGAGGTCTTCGACGCCCGCCTGCTGGCCGCGGCGCGCGACGCCGGGGCGGAGTTCCGCCGGCACGCCGTCCGGACGGTGACGCCGGGGCCGGACGGCGTCGTCGTCGACGGGGTGCTGACCGCCGGGGTGCTCGTCGGCGCCGACGGCGCGGAGTCGGTGGTCCGGCGTGCGCTGGGCCTGGCGCGCAACCCCGACGACCGGATGGCGGTGGCGCTGCGCGGCTACGCCCCCGAGCCGCCCGGGCAGGCCGGCACCCAGGTGCTCGTGACCACCGAGCAACGCTGGCCGGCCTACGCGTGGTCCTTCCCGCTCGGCGACGGGCGGGCCAACGTGGGCTACGGCGAGCTGGTGAGCGGGGGCGCCACCCGGGCGGCGCTGGTCGAGGGGCTGCACCGCCTGCTGCCCGGCGTCGAGCCGGAGGGGCTGAGGGCACACCGGCTGCCGCTGTCGACCGGTCGGCCGCGCCAGCCCGACGGCCGGGTGCTGCTCGCCGGCGACGCGGCGTCGTTGGTCAACCCGATGACCGGCGAGGGGATCTTCTACGCGGTGCTGTCCGGGGCGCTGGCCGGATCCGCGGCGGCGGCCGGGGCGGGCGCGGGCGCGGTGCACCGCCGGGCGCTGCGGCGGCGGCTGGGCCTGCACCACCGGTCGGCGTCGGCGGCGTCGTGGATCAGCCGCTGGCCGGTGGTCATGGACGCGGCCTTCCGCGCGGCGGCGGCCGACCAGCGGGTGTTCGACGACGTCGTGGCGCTCGGCCTGGCCGACGGCCGGCTCACCGCGCGCACCCTCTCGGCGGCGGCCCGCCACCTCCGCTGA
- a CDS encoding GGDEF domain-containing protein, which translates to MTGVSAVVLAGVSFFGANAASTVTVVSTWVVVGFLVVLALAIRFADPERLDRAGVHVAVGVLGALLACGLNLVTEDSSAGAQAFLAFPVLWAASHLRRTAVVVVTAAAVVANAVVVPVLVPLDVAISDVLLTGVVLTVVAAMLERAMSVQERLVEALEQQATVDTLTGLVNRRVFDDALAVALTGPVPDDGTALLLLDVDSFKQINDQHGHPVGDDALVHLAGIIRRQIRAGDAVLSRLGGDELAVLLPGCTADVAVARAESVLETVLSTPLSLPDGSLLAMSVSVGVAHRTAGALGMREFYAAADRALYRAKRAGRGRVEVAPA; encoded by the coding sequence ATGACGGGCGTCTCCGCCGTCGTCCTGGCCGGGGTCAGCTTCTTCGGCGCCAACGCCGCGAGCACGGTCACCGTGGTGTCGACCTGGGTCGTCGTCGGGTTCCTCGTCGTCCTGGCGCTGGCCATCCGGTTCGCCGACCCCGAGCGGCTCGACCGCGCCGGGGTCCATGTCGCGGTGGGGGTGCTGGGGGCACTGCTGGCGTGCGGGCTCAACCTGGTCACCGAGGACTCCTCGGCCGGGGCGCAGGCGTTCCTCGCCTTCCCGGTGCTGTGGGCGGCCTCGCACCTGCGCCGCACCGCGGTCGTCGTCGTCACCGCTGCGGCGGTCGTCGCCAACGCGGTCGTCGTGCCGGTGCTGGTCCCGCTCGACGTCGCGATCAGCGACGTCCTCCTGACCGGGGTCGTGCTCACCGTCGTGGCCGCGATGCTCGAGCGCGCCATGAGCGTGCAGGAGCGGCTGGTCGAGGCGCTCGAGCAGCAGGCCACCGTCGACACCCTCACCGGGCTGGTCAACCGCCGGGTCTTCGACGACGCCCTCGCCGTCGCCCTCACCGGCCCCGTCCCCGACGACGGCACCGCCCTGCTGCTGCTCGACGTCGACTCCTTCAAGCAGATCAACGACCAGCACGGCCACCCGGTCGGCGACGACGCCCTGGTCCACCTCGCCGGCATCATCCGGCGGCAGATCCGCGCCGGCGACGCCGTCCTGTCGCGCCTCGGCGGCGACGAGCTGGCCGTGCTGCTCCCCGGCTGCACCGCCGACGTCGCCGTCGCCCGCGCCGAGTCGGTGCTCGAGACGGTGCTCTCGACGCCGCTCTCACTCCCCGACGGCAGCCTGCTGGCGATGTCGGTCAGCGTCGGCGTGGCCCACCGCACCGCCGGCGCGCTGGGGATGCGCGAGTTCTACGCCGCCGCCGACCGCGCCCTCTACCGCGCCAAGCGCGCCGGCCGCGGCCGCGTCGAGGTCGCCCCCGCGTGA
- a CDS encoding arsenate reductase ArsC gives MSDAAVPAVLFVCVHNAGRSQMAAGWLRALAGDAVEVRSAGSLPADRVNPAAVEAMAEVGIDIAGHRPRLLDPDAVASSDVVVTMGCGDACPVFSGTRYLDWALEDPAGKGLAEVRPVRDEIERHVRALLSDLGVPARPRASPLTRGTALTPSGGSAHPGAPDRRR, from the coding sequence GTGAGCGACGCGGCGGTGCCCGCGGTCCTCTTCGTCTGCGTGCACAACGCCGGCCGCTCGCAGATGGCTGCCGGCTGGCTGCGCGCGCTCGCGGGGGACGCCGTCGAGGTCCGCTCCGCCGGCTCCCTCCCCGCCGACCGCGTCAACCCGGCCGCCGTCGAGGCGATGGCCGAGGTGGGCATCGACATCGCCGGGCACCGGCCGCGGCTGCTCGACCCGGACGCCGTCGCGTCCTCCGACGTCGTCGTCACCATGGGGTGCGGCGACGCCTGCCCGGTGTTCTCCGGCACCCGCTACCTCGACTGGGCCCTCGAGGACCCCGCCGGCAAGGGGCTGGCGGAGGTCCGGCCCGTCCGGGACGAGATCGAGCGCCACGTGCGCGCGCTGCTGTCCGATCTCGGCGTCCCCGCGCGTCCCCGCGCGTCCCCGCTGACACGCGGGACCGCGCTCACCCCGTCGGGTGGGTCGGCTCATCCGGGAGCGCCCGACCGCCGAAGATGA
- a CDS encoding ArsR/SmtB family transcription factor, which produces MSDPGTACCAPLTGTALSPERAEEAAALLRALADPVRLRLVSLIAASEAGEACVCDLNAAFDLTQATISHHLKVLHSAGLLDREKRGVWVWYAVRREALAAVAGLFEPAAVPA; this is translated from the coding sequence GTGAGCGACCCCGGCACCGCCTGCTGCGCACCGCTGACCGGCACGGCGCTGTCCCCTGAGCGGGCGGAGGAGGCGGCCGCGCTGCTCAGGGCGCTCGCCGACCCGGTCCGGCTGCGGCTGGTCAGTCTCATCGCCGCCAGCGAGGCGGGGGAGGCCTGCGTCTGCGACCTCAACGCCGCCTTCGACCTGACCCAGGCCACCATCAGCCACCACCTCAAGGTGCTGCACTCGGCGGGCCTGCTCGACCGCGAGAAGCGCGGTGTCTGGGTCTGGTACGCCGTCCGGCGGGAGGCGCTCGCCGCGGTCGCGGGCCTGTTCGAGCCCGCGGCGGTGCCGGCGTGA
- a CDS encoding ArsI/CadI family heavy metal resistance metalloenzyme gives MSRIQLALRVADLDAAVDFYSRLLATAPAKRRPGYANFAVAEPPLKLVLLEGEEGEATRLDHLGVEVGSTAEVTAATGRLADAGLATRTEEQTTCCYAVQDKVWVTAPGGEPWEVYTVTADARPDLEGATVCC, from the coding sequence GTGTCCCGCATCCAGCTCGCCCTCCGCGTCGCCGACCTCGACGCCGCTGTCGACTTCTACAGCCGCCTGCTCGCCACCGCTCCGGCCAAGCGGCGGCCGGGTTACGCCAACTTCGCCGTCGCCGAGCCGCCGCTCAAGCTCGTGCTGCTCGAGGGCGAGGAGGGGGAGGCGACGCGCCTGGACCACCTCGGCGTCGAGGTCGGCTCGACCGCGGAGGTCACCGCAGCCACCGGCCGGCTCGCCGACGCGGGCCTGGCCACCCGCACCGAGGAGCAGACGACGTGCTGCTACGCGGTGCAGGACAAGGTGTGGGTGACCGCGCCGGGCGGAGAGCCGTGGGAGGTCTACACCGTCACCGCCGACGCCCGCCCCGACCTCGAGGGCGCGACGGTGTGCTGCTGA
- a CDS encoding GlcG/HbpS family heme-binding protein has translation MARNVTLAQAEAVIEACKAEAASIGQPMNIAVVDDGGNLVAFAAMDDTKLIGESISQRKALTAVLFQMDTRDLVPLVQPGAPLYGIESTSEGRLVVFGGGVLLRTPDGQVAGGVGVSAGSVEEDHQVAEAGRKAFAG, from the coding sequence GTGGCACGCAACGTCACGCTGGCCCAGGCCGAGGCGGTCATCGAGGCGTGCAAGGCGGAGGCGGCCTCGATCGGACAGCCGATGAACATCGCGGTGGTCGACGACGGCGGGAACCTCGTCGCCTTCGCCGCCATGGACGACACCAAGCTGATCGGGGAGAGCATCTCGCAGCGCAAGGCGCTCACCGCGGTCCTGTTCCAGATGGACACCCGCGACCTCGTGCCGCTGGTGCAACCCGGCGCGCCGCTGTACGGCATCGAGTCCACGAGCGAGGGCAGGCTCGTCGTCTTCGGCGGTGGGGTGCTCCTGCGCACGCCGGACGGGCAGGTGGCCGGCGGCGTGGGCGTCAGCGCCGGCAGCGTGGAGGAGGACCACCAGGTCGCCGAGGCAGGTCGCAAGGCCTTCGCCGGCTGA
- the dhaK gene encoding dihydroxyacetone kinase subunit DhaK: MKKFVNDPKNFVPEMLEGIARANPDTLRYVPEYNLIMRADAPREDKVSIVQGSGSGHEPAHVMVVGRGMLDGACPGDVFAAPPMDYVYETTKLLASPKGVLLLVNNYTGDRMACDMGREMAESEGVKVQVLTIDDDVAVKDSLYTVGRRGVAGNFFVMKAVGAASEEGADLDELVRIGQKVNSVTRTMGVALTACTPPAKGSPLFELGPDEIEFGVGIHGEPGRERRKLDSADNIVDEMLDAVASDLPYDSGDRVALMVNGLGGTPISELYILFRRAHQRLEERGISVGRSYVNEYCTSLDMAGASLTLVRLDDEIERLLAAPAEAAVRVF; encoded by the coding sequence ATGAAGAAGTTCGTCAACGACCCCAAGAACTTCGTCCCCGAGATGCTCGAGGGCATCGCCCGGGCCAACCCCGACACGCTCAGGTACGTCCCCGAGTACAACCTGATCATGCGGGCCGACGCCCCGCGCGAGGACAAGGTCTCGATCGTCCAGGGCTCGGGCTCCGGACACGAGCCGGCACACGTCATGGTGGTCGGGCGCGGCATGCTCGACGGAGCGTGCCCGGGCGACGTCTTCGCCGCCCCGCCGATGGACTACGTCTACGAGACCACCAAGCTGCTGGCCTCCCCCAAGGGTGTCCTGCTGCTGGTCAACAACTACACCGGCGACCGGATGGCCTGCGACATGGGCCGGGAGATGGCCGAGTCCGAGGGCGTCAAGGTGCAGGTGCTCACCATCGACGACGACGTCGCGGTCAAGGACTCCCTCTACACCGTGGGCCGGCGCGGGGTGGCCGGGAACTTCTTCGTCATGAAGGCGGTCGGCGCCGCCTCGGAGGAGGGCGCCGACCTCGACGAGCTGGTGCGGATCGGGCAGAAGGTCAACTCGGTCACCCGCACCATGGGCGTCGCGCTCACCGCTTGCACCCCGCCGGCGAAGGGCTCGCCGCTGTTCGAGCTCGGCCCCGACGAGATCGAGTTCGGCGTCGGCATCCACGGCGAGCCCGGGCGCGAACGGCGCAAGCTCGACAGCGCCGACAACATCGTCGACGAGATGCTGGACGCCGTGGCCTCGGACCTGCCGTACGACTCGGGCGACCGGGTCGCGCTCATGGTCAACGGGCTGGGCGGCACGCCGATCAGCGAGCTGTACATCCTCTTCCGGCGCGCCCACCAGCGGCTGGAGGAGCGCGGCATCAGCGTGGGGCGCAGCTACGTCAACGAGTACTGCACCTCGCTGGACATGGCCGGCGCCTCGCTGACCCTCGTCCGGCTGGACGACGAGATCGAGCGGCTGCTCGCTGCGCCGGCCGAGGCCGCCGTCCGGGTCTTCTGA
- the dhaL gene encoding dihydroxyacetone kinase subunit DhaL, with protein MSTAQQRVELVVRTIAETAIENERYFGDLDAVVGDGDFGYSLARGFEKLLEGWDDVDRSDPGTFLKKAGMVVTSRIGGTSGPIWGTGFMRAGMAAGNAQELSGEQAVAMLRAAIEGIKARGQSDVGDKTLLDALVPLTDRLEQEVRDGSDGAAALAGAAEAAREAAEATKDMVAKRGRASYTGERSRGSVDAGAMAVAVITDRVSRAWQTGGASS; from the coding sequence GTGAGCACAGCGCAGCAACGGGTCGAACTGGTCGTCCGGACGATCGCCGAGACCGCGATCGAGAACGAGAGGTACTTCGGGGACCTCGACGCCGTCGTCGGCGACGGTGACTTCGGCTACTCCCTGGCCCGCGGCTTCGAGAAGCTGCTCGAGGGCTGGGACGACGTCGACCGCAGCGACCCCGGGACCTTCCTCAAGAAGGCCGGGATGGTCGTCACCTCCCGCATCGGCGGCACCTCCGGGCCGATCTGGGGAACCGGGTTCATGCGTGCCGGGATGGCCGCCGGGAACGCGCAGGAGCTCTCCGGGGAGCAGGCCGTCGCCATGCTGCGGGCGGCGATCGAGGGCATCAAGGCCCGCGGCCAGTCCGACGTCGGGGACAAGACGCTGCTCGACGCCCTCGTCCCCCTCACCGACCGGCTCGAGCAGGAGGTGCGCGACGGGTCGGACGGCGCCGCCGCACTGGCCGGGGCCGCCGAGGCCGCCCGCGAGGCCGCCGAGGCCACGAAGGACATGGTCGCCAAGCGAGGGCGCGCGTCGTACACCGGCGAGCGCAGCAGGGGATCGGTCGACGCCGGGGCGATGGCGGTGGCCGTGATCACCGACCGGGTCAGCAGGGCCTGGCAGACAGGAGGAGCGTCGTCATGA
- a CDS encoding HAD-IA family hydrolase — protein MTALVFDCDGVLADTERHGHLPAFNATFEQFGLPVRWSEEDYAEKLRIGGGKERMASLFRDPGFVRAAGIPDDEGQRADLLARWHRTKTARFKQLVAEGALPPRPGITRVVRGALDAGWTVAVASTSAEESVRAVLANAVGEETAARIPVFAGDVVPAKKPDPAIYLLAVDRLSLDPADTLVVEDSRNGLLAATGAGLRCLVTVNGYTRDEDFSEAVLVVSELGDPGRPPIEVLLNRSAGRPGPMVTLDDVRACLAAGPAGRDHGAPPGEVQDPVEGPADTPDTSR, from the coding sequence GTGACCGCGCTCGTCTTCGACTGCGACGGCGTCCTGGCCGACACCGAGCGCCACGGCCACCTCCCGGCGTTCAACGCCACGTTCGAGCAGTTCGGCCTGCCGGTCCGCTGGAGCGAGGAGGACTACGCCGAGAAGCTGCGCATCGGCGGCGGCAAGGAGCGGATGGCCAGCCTCTTCCGCGACCCGGGGTTCGTCCGGGCCGCCGGCATCCCCGACGACGAGGGACAGCGCGCGGACCTGCTGGCCCGCTGGCACAGGACGAAGACGGCGCGGTTCAAGCAGCTCGTCGCCGAGGGGGCCCTGCCCCCGCGGCCGGGCATCACCCGGGTGGTCCGGGGAGCGCTGGACGCCGGCTGGACGGTCGCGGTCGCCTCCACCTCGGCCGAGGAGTCGGTGCGGGCGGTGCTGGCCAACGCCGTCGGGGAGGAGACGGCCGCGCGCATCCCCGTGTTCGCCGGCGACGTCGTCCCGGCCAAGAAGCCCGACCCGGCCATCTACCTGCTCGCCGTCGACCGGCTCTCCCTCGACCCGGCCGACACCCTCGTCGTCGAGGACTCCCGCAACGGCCTGCTGGCCGCCACCGGCGCCGGCCTGCGCTGCCTGGTCACGGTCAACGGCTACACCCGCGACGAGGACTTCTCCGAGGCCGTGCTCGTGGTCTCGGAACTCGGCGACCCCGGCCGGCCGCCGATCGAGGTGCTGCTCAACCGGTCGGCCGGCCGGCCGGGGCCCATGGTCACGCTCGACGACGTGCGGGCCTGCCTGGCCGCCGGGCCGGCGGGCCGGGACCACGGGGCGCCCCCCGGAGAGGTGCAGGACCCGGTCGAGGGTCCGGCGGACACACCCGACACATCGAGGTGA